One window from the genome of Epinephelus moara isolate mb chromosome 21, YSFRI_EMoa_1.0, whole genome shotgun sequence encodes:
- the adcyap1b gene encoding adenylate cyclase activating polypeptide 1b isoform X2, whose translation MASSSKATLILLVYGILMHYSVFCTPIGLSYPKIRLENDAFDEDGNALSDMGFDSDQIAIRSPPSLNDDAYTLYYPPEKSEDNSMEEESEPLSKRHSDGIFTDSYSRYRKQMAVQKYLAAVLGRRYRQRVRNKGRRLAYL comes from the exons ATGGCCAGTTCGAGTAAAGCCACTTTAATCTTGCTCGTCTACGGAATCTTAATGCACTACAGCGTCTTCTGCACACCTATCGGACTAAGTTACCCTAAGATTAG ACTTGAAAACGACGCCTTCGATGAGGATGGGAATGCATTATCCGACATGGGTTTTGATAGCGATCAGATTGCTATACGAAGCCCGCCATCCTTAAACGACGACGCGTACACTCTCTACTACCCACCAGAGAAGAG tgaaGACAACAGCATGGAGGAAGAGTCAGAGCCCTTATCCAAAAGACATTCAGATGGGATCTTCACCGACAGCTACAGTCGCTATAGAAAGCAGATGGCCGTGCAGAAATACCTGGCAGCGGTTCTGGGAAGAAGGTACAGACAGAGAGTTAGGAACAAAGGACGCCGGCTTGCCTATTTGTAG
- the adcyap1b gene encoding adenylate cyclase activating polypeptide 1b isoform X1: MASSSKATLILLVYGILMHYSVFCTPIGLSYPKIRLENDAFDEDGNALSDMGFDSDQIAIRSPPSLNDDAYTLYYPPEKRPERHAEEELDRALREILGQLTARHYLHSLMTIRAGEDNSMEEESEPLSKRHSDGIFTDSYSRYRKQMAVQKYLAAVLGRRYRQRVRNKGRRLAYL; encoded by the exons ATGGCCAGTTCGAGTAAAGCCACTTTAATCTTGCTCGTCTACGGAATCTTAATGCACTACAGCGTCTTCTGCACACCTATCGGACTAAGTTACCCTAAGATTAG ACTTGAAAACGACGCCTTCGATGAGGATGGGAATGCATTATCCGACATGGGTTTTGATAGCGATCAGATTGCTATACGAAGCCCGCCATCCTTAAACGACGACGCGTACACTCTCTACTACCCACCAGAGAAGAG ACCAGAAAGGCATGCTGAGGAAGAATTAGATAGAGCCTTGAGGGAGATCCTGGGTCAGTTAACAGCGAGACATTATCTGCATTCTCTGATGACAATTCGTGCAGG tgaaGACAACAGCATGGAGGAAGAGTCAGAGCCCTTATCCAAAAGACATTCAGATGGGATCTTCACCGACAGCTACAGTCGCTATAGAAAGCAGATGGCCGTGCAGAAATACCTGGCAGCGGTTCTGGGAAGAAGGTACAGACAGAGAGTTAGGAACAAAGGACGCCGGCTTGCCTATTTGTAG